From one Streptomyces chromofuscus genomic stretch:
- a CDS encoding transposase: protein MALRIRPAGREIRQAADGPELPECWLLAEWPAGESEPVQFWLSDLPADTPLTTLVRLAKLRRRIEHDYREMKQALGLAHFEGRTWNGWHHHVTLVSVAHAFCTLQRLARAPKDAASA, encoded by the coding sequence GTGGCCTTGCGCATCCGGCCTGCCGGGCGCGAGATCCGGCAGGCCGCCGACGGCCCGGAACTGCCCGAGTGCTGGCTGCTGGCCGAATGGCCCGCCGGGGAGAGCGAGCCGGTCCAGTTCTGGCTGTCCGACCTGCCCGCCGACACCCCGCTGACCACCCTGGTCCGGCTTGCCAAGCTTCGCCGGCGCATCGAGCACGACTACCGCGAGATGAAGCAGGCCCTGGGCCTGGCCCACTTCGAGGGCCGCACCTGGAACGGCTGGCACCACCACGTCACCCTCGTCTCCGTCGCCCACGCCTTCTGCACCCTGCAACGACTGGCACGAGCCCCAAAAGACGCGGCGTCGGCCTGA
- a CDS encoding TetR family transcriptional regulator produces the protein MREALVAAAFQLFLERGYEQTTVDDIVTLAGVGRRSFFRYFPSKEDVVFPDHERCLADMTAFLSAGEQDEEPVGRVCDAARLVLRMYAENPAFSVQRYRLTKQVPGLRAYELSVVWRYERALAAYLRGRFAGGRDGILRADVIAAAVVAAHNNALRWWLRSDGRGDATAAVDHALGVVQAAFGDGPAPPADERPEDVVVVVSRRGAPLWRVVQEIETTLGRD, from the coding sequence ATGCGGGAGGCCCTGGTCGCGGCGGCGTTCCAGCTGTTCCTGGAGCGGGGCTACGAACAGACCACCGTGGACGACATCGTGACCCTCGCGGGAGTCGGGCGGCGGTCGTTCTTCCGCTACTTCCCGTCCAAGGAGGACGTCGTCTTCCCCGACCACGAGCGGTGCCTGGCCGACATGACGGCCTTCCTGTCGGCCGGCGAGCAGGACGAGGAGCCGGTCGGGCGGGTCTGTGACGCGGCCCGGCTGGTGCTGCGGATGTACGCGGAGAACCCGGCCTTCTCCGTCCAGCGCTACCGGCTCACCAAGCAGGTGCCCGGCCTTCGCGCGTACGAGCTCTCGGTGGTGTGGCGCTACGAGCGTGCCCTCGCCGCGTATCTGCGCGGGCGCTTCGCGGGCGGGCGCGACGGCATCCTGCGGGCGGACGTCATCGCGGCCGCCGTGGTCGCGGCGCACAACAACGCGCTGCGGTGGTGGCTGCGTTCGGACGGCAGGGGCGACGCGACCGCGGCGGTGGACCACGCCCTGGGTGTGGTGCAGGCCGCCTTCGGGGACGGGCCGGCTCCCCCTGCGGACGAGCGGCCCGAGGACGTGGTGGTCGTCGTCTCACGGCGCGGGGCCCCGCTGTGGCGGGTGGTGCAGGAGATCGAGACCACCCTCGGGCGGGACTGA
- a CDS encoding SAM-dependent methyltransferase, which translates to MTENPPAADGMAQSLRERINTSQPHTARIWNYWLGGKDNYEVDRAAGDQIRQLHPGIGEYARADRLFLGRAVRHLVSDVGIRQFLDIGTGLPTADNTHEVAQRTAPEARIVYVDNDPLVLAHARALLTSTSEGRTDYLDEDLRNVDAILEHAAKTLDFTQPVALILLGVVIFLRDDEDPYGVVRRLMDALPPGSHLVLSHTITSPSMPDVDEAVTFWNEHGTPKLTQRTPEAVTRFFDGLELLEPGVVSCSRWRPENTDGVDPEEVAMFGGVARKN; encoded by the coding sequence GTGACCGAGAACCCGCCAGCCGCGGACGGCATGGCCCAGTCGTTGCGCGAACGCATCAACACGTCCCAGCCGCACACGGCGCGGATATGGAACTACTGGCTCGGTGGCAAGGACAACTACGAGGTCGACCGGGCGGCCGGCGACCAGATCCGCCAACTGCACCCCGGCATCGGCGAGTACGCGCGAGCGGACCGCCTGTTCCTGGGCCGCGCCGTGCGGCACCTGGTCTCCGACGTCGGCATCCGTCAGTTCCTGGACATCGGCACCGGCCTGCCCACCGCCGACAACACCCACGAGGTCGCCCAGCGGACCGCTCCCGAGGCCCGCATCGTGTACGTCGACAACGACCCGCTGGTCCTCGCGCACGCCCGCGCGCTGCTCACCAGCACGTCCGAGGGCCGCACCGACTACCTCGACGAGGACCTGCGCAACGTCGACGCGATCCTCGAACACGCCGCGAAGACCCTGGACTTCACGCAGCCCGTGGCACTGATACTCCTCGGCGTCGTCATCTTCCTGCGCGACGACGAGGACCCGTACGGCGTGGTGCGCCGCCTGATGGACGCGCTGCCGCCGGGCAGCCACCTGGTGCTGTCGCACACCATCACCTCGCCGTCGATGCCGGACGTGGACGAGGCGGTGACGTTCTGGAACGAGCACGGCACCCCGAAGCTGACCCAGCGCACCCCCGAGGCCGTGACCCGTTTCTTCGACGGTCTGGAGCTGCTGGAGCCGGGTGTCGTGTCGTGCTCGCGCTGGCGGCCGGAGAACACCGACGGCGTCGACCCGGAGGAGGTCGCGATGTTCGGCGGGGTGGCCCGCAAGAACTGA
- a CDS encoding STAS domain-containing protein, whose protein sequence is MPESAYSTQPDPPVAVRPRALSVTARPDGTRSAVAVGGDVDLQAADEFRAALRHALDSAGGGIDLDMRDVTFCDCSALNVLLALREQALSEDKTVTIQALGPATERLLDLTRTRALFTAAAETADGTDQEVDMEVVQLRRAMRTRPTIDLARGVLMATFALSPQDAWHVLVMVSQHTNTKLHRLAQDLVTAVRGEPLPDPVQREVAAAVARLSESDGQEAPDDGDAWRGHEGH, encoded by the coding sequence ATGCCGGAGTCTGCGTACTCCACGCAGCCCGATCCCCCCGTGGCAGTGCGCCCGCGCGCGCTGTCGGTCACCGCACGGCCCGACGGCACACGCTCCGCCGTCGCCGTGGGCGGCGACGTGGACCTGCAGGCGGCCGACGAGTTCCGTGCCGCGCTGCGCCACGCGCTGGACTCCGCGGGCGGGGGCATCGACCTCGACATGCGCGACGTCACCTTCTGCGACTGCTCTGCCCTGAACGTGCTGCTCGCCCTGCGCGAGCAGGCCCTGTCGGAGGACAAGACGGTGACGATCCAGGCCCTCGGTCCGGCAACCGAACGGCTCCTCGACCTCACCCGCACCCGGGCGCTGTTCACCGCCGCAGCGGAGACCGCCGACGGCACGGACCAGGAAGTCGACATGGAGGTCGTACAGCTGCGCCGGGCCATGCGGACGCGCCCGACCATCGACCTGGCCCGCGGGGTGCTGATGGCCACGTTCGCGCTGAGTCCCCAGGACGCGTGGCACGTGCTGGTGATGGTGTCGCAGCACACCAACACCAAGCTCCACCGTCTCGCCCAGGACCTGGTGACCGCCGTCCGGGGAGAGCCGCTGCCGGACCCGGTGCAGCGCGAAGTGGCGGCCGCGGTGGCCCGGCTGTCCGAGTCGGACGGGCAGGAAGCACCGGACGACGGGGACGCCTGGCGTGGTCATGAGGGGCACTGA
- a CDS encoding Zn-ribbon domain-containing OB-fold protein, whose translation MYHHSGSVAQQASGSTAGVLDHRASGQEAMLFQRCTWCGTAMYHRLLCPVCQGSDLRTERSEGTGTVRHSTVVHRNTPAARNVSLIEMAEGFVVRGRVMGPPVGIHSGDRVRLSTAKDPVRGEPVFQLLDEPYRAWT comes from the coding sequence GTGTACCACCACTCAGGAAGCGTCGCTCAGCAGGCATCCGGCTCCACCGCTGGCGTCCTGGACCACCGGGCCTCGGGTCAGGAGGCCATGCTCTTCCAGCGCTGCACCTGGTGCGGCACCGCCATGTACCACCGGCTGCTGTGCCCGGTCTGCCAGGGCAGCGACCTGCGCACGGAGCGCAGCGAGGGCACCGGCACGGTCCGCCACTCGACGGTGGTGCACCGCAACACCCCCGCGGCGCGCAACGTGTCGCTGATCGAGATGGCCGAGGGGTTCGTGGTGCGGGGCCGCGTGATGGGCCCGCCGGTCGGCATCCACAGCGGCGACCGGGTGCGGCTGTCCACCGCCAAGGACCCGGTGCGGGGCGAGCCGGTGTTCCAGCTCCTCGACGAGCCGTACCGGGCCTGGACCTGA
- a CDS encoding helix-turn-helix domain-containing protein translates to MGEVPEPHTGWTFLTNHARVLAAIADDHHARVRDIAAHCRLTERAVQKIIVDLEEAGYLSHRREGRGNTYRIQPAKVLRHPAEAGLTVAALLALLVRDEADRGREPA, encoded by the coding sequence ATGGGTGAAGTGCCTGAGCCGCATACCGGATGGACCTTTCTCACCAACCACGCCCGGGTGCTGGCCGCCATCGCCGATGACCACCATGCCCGCGTACGAGACATCGCGGCACACTGCCGACTCACGGAGCGGGCCGTGCAGAAGATCATCGTCGACCTGGAGGAGGCCGGTTACCTCTCCCACCGGCGTGAGGGGCGGGGCAACACGTACCGCATCCAGCCCGCCAAGGTGCTACGGCACCCGGCGGAGGCGGGGCTGACCGTGGCCGCGCTGCTCGCGCTGCTCGTCAGGGACGAGGCGGACCGCGGCCGGGAGCCCGCGTGA
- a CDS encoding MalY/PatB family protein has translation MTRIPHGTSGEPNPLRALDLDRLRRRTSMKWRTYPDDVLPLWVAEMDTPLAEPVVRALTDALALGDTGYPAGTAYAEALADFAEKRWGWTGLDVGRTAIVPDVMLGVVEMLRLVTGPGDAVVVNPPVYPPFFHFVAHMDRRVVQAPLGPDSRIDLGVLEECFRAAVAGGRRAAFLLCSPHNPTGTVHTAEELTAVARLADQYGVRVVADEIHAPLVVGDTDFVPYLSVPGGGRGLSLMSASKAWNLAGVKAALAVAGPESAADLALLPEEVGHGPSHLGAIAHTAALRDGTAWLDALLAGLDENRRLLAGLLARHLPAVAYRPGDATYLAWLDCRPLGLGDGPADVFLHRGRVALTCGIPFGSGGAGHVRLNLATSPEIITEAVRRMATALE, from the coding sequence ATGACCAGGATCCCGCACGGAACGTCCGGTGAACCGAACCCGCTGCGCGCGCTGGACCTCGACAGGCTCCGGCGCCGTACGAGCATGAAGTGGCGCACCTACCCCGACGACGTGCTGCCGCTGTGGGTGGCCGAGATGGACACGCCGCTCGCCGAACCCGTCGTCCGCGCCCTCACCGACGCGCTGGCGCTCGGCGACACCGGCTATCCGGCGGGGACCGCCTACGCCGAGGCGCTGGCCGACTTCGCCGAGAAGCGCTGGGGCTGGACCGGGCTCGACGTGGGGCGCACCGCGATCGTGCCCGACGTGATGCTCGGCGTGGTGGAGATGCTCAGGCTGGTGACCGGCCCGGGGGACGCCGTGGTCGTCAACCCGCCCGTGTATCCGCCCTTCTTCCACTTCGTCGCGCACATGGACCGGCGGGTGGTCCAGGCCCCGCTGGGCCCGGACTCGCGGATCGACCTCGGCGTCCTCGAGGAGTGCTTCCGCGCGGCCGTGGCGGGCGGGCGCCGGGCGGCGTTCCTGCTGTGCAGCCCGCACAACCCGACCGGGACCGTGCACACCGCGGAGGAACTCACCGCGGTGGCGCGCCTCGCGGACCAGTACGGCGTGCGCGTCGTCGCCGACGAGATCCACGCCCCGCTGGTCGTCGGCGACACGGACTTCGTGCCGTATCTCAGCGTCCCGGGCGGCGGGCGGGGGCTGTCGCTGATGTCGGCCTCCAAGGCCTGGAACCTCGCCGGCGTCAAGGCGGCCCTCGCCGTCGCCGGCCCCGAGTCCGCCGCCGACCTCGCCCTGCTGCCCGAGGAGGTCGGTCACGGCCCGAGCCACCTCGGCGCCATCGCCCACACCGCCGCCCTGCGGGACGGCACCGCCTGGCTGGACGCCCTGCTGGCCGGACTCGACGAGAACCGGCGCCTGCTCGCCGGACTGCTGGCCCGGCATCTGCCCGCCGTCGCCTACCGCCCTGGTGACGCCACCTACCTCGCCTGGCTCGACTGCCGCCCGCTCGGCCTCGGGGACGGCCCGGCCGACGTCTTCCTGCACCGCGGCCGGGTGGCCCTCACCTGCGGGATCCCCTTCGGCAGCGGCGGCGCCGGGCACGTGCGGCTGAACCTGGCCACCTCGCCGGAGATCATCACGGAGGCGGTGCGGCGAATGGCCACCGCGCTGGAGTGA
- a CDS encoding MurR/RpiR family transcriptional regulator, producing the protein MPSPQQARAQASAITSGKTAPEVEAAPTSQLRALFDRPRLSPGQRRIAQYLIEHITEAAFLSITELADRVGVSQPSVTRFAGAVGFSGYPALREKLQAIALGTLAGGPATAEEDRGNELQAAVDAEIDNLENLRRDFADPDQVIDVGRRLSESTPLTVLGLRISASLAEYFAYAARRIHPDVRLVTRGGSVAYDALLQSREAGGTWVLAFSLPRHAQETLSAVRLARGAGLRVALVTDLALGPVADEADVTFATGTGSRLVFDSYAAPGVMAAALLQAMTDADPERTQARLEAYEQISDQHQFFLRD; encoded by the coding sequence GTGCCATCGCCGCAGCAGGCACGCGCACAGGCATCCGCGATCACCTCGGGAAAGACCGCACCGGAAGTGGAGGCCGCCCCGACTTCCCAGCTCAGGGCGCTGTTCGACCGGCCCCGACTGTCGCCGGGACAACGGCGCATCGCCCAGTACCTGATCGAGCACATCACCGAGGCGGCGTTCCTGTCGATCACCGAGCTCGCCGACCGCGTCGGGGTCAGCCAGCCGTCGGTGACGCGTTTCGCCGGGGCGGTCGGCTTCAGCGGTTACCCGGCGCTGCGCGAGAAGCTCCAGGCCATCGCCCTCGGCACCCTGGCCGGCGGTCCCGCGACCGCCGAGGAGGACCGCGGCAACGAACTCCAGGCGGCGGTCGACGCCGAGATCGACAACCTGGAGAACCTGCGCCGCGACTTCGCCGACCCCGACCAGGTCATCGACGTCGGCCGCCGGCTGTCGGAGTCGACCCCGCTGACCGTGCTGGGCCTGCGCATCTCCGCCTCGCTCGCGGAGTACTTCGCGTACGCCGCGCGCCGTATCCACCCGGACGTACGGCTGGTGACGCGGGGTGGCAGCGTCGCCTACGACGCGCTGTTGCAGTCCCGCGAGGCCGGCGGCACGTGGGTGCTGGCGTTCTCGCTGCCCCGGCACGCCCAGGAGACCCTCTCCGCGGTGCGCCTCGCGCGCGGCGCCGGCCTGCGCGTCGCCCTCGTCACCGACCTGGCGCTCGGACCGGTCGCCGACGAGGCCGACGTCACCTTCGCCACCGGCACGGGCTCCCGGCTGGTCTTCGACTCCTATGCCGCGCCCGGCGTGATGGCGGCCGCGTTGCTCCAGGCCATGACGGACGCCGACCCCGAACGCACCCAGGCCCGGCTGGAGGCGTACGAGCAGATCTCGGACCAGCACCAGTTCTTCCTGCGGGACTGA
- a CDS encoding HAD family hydrolase, giving the protein MTELGLPEEILACLFDLDGVVTKTAVVHAAAWKETFDAFLREREGENFRPFDAGADYDEYVDGRPRADGVRTFLASRGIHLPEGTPDDPPDAPTVHGVGNRKNDLLLEKIRTGGVQAYDSTLRYIEAVRARGLRTAIVSSSANCRDVLRSIGAEDLFDVRIDGVVAAERELPGKPHPDTFLAAARDLGVEARHAAVFEDALAGMDAGRAGSFGHVVGVDRAGQADALYAHGADRVVQDLAELGGKE; this is encoded by the coding sequence ATGACGGAGCTCGGTCTTCCCGAAGAAATCCTGGCCTGCCTCTTCGACCTCGACGGGGTCGTCACCAAGACGGCCGTGGTCCACGCCGCCGCCTGGAAGGAGACCTTCGACGCCTTCCTGCGCGAGCGCGAGGGCGAGAACTTCCGGCCGTTCGACGCCGGCGCCGACTACGACGAGTACGTCGACGGCCGCCCCCGCGCGGACGGCGTGCGCACCTTCCTCGCCTCCCGCGGTATCCACCTGCCCGAAGGCACTCCCGACGACCCGCCCGACGCCCCGACCGTGCACGGCGTCGGCAACCGCAAGAACGACCTCCTCCTGGAGAAGATCCGCACCGGCGGCGTCCAGGCCTACGACAGCACCCTGCGCTACATCGAGGCGGTCCGCGCCCGGGGCCTGCGCACCGCGATCGTCTCCTCCAGCGCCAACTGCCGCGACGTGCTGCGGTCGATCGGCGCCGAGGACCTGTTCGACGTGCGCATCGACGGCGTCGTCGCGGCGGAGCGCGAGCTGCCGGGGAAGCCCCATCCGGACACCTTCCTGGCCGCCGCCCGCGACCTCGGCGTCGAGGCCCGTCACGCGGCCGTGTTCGAGGACGCGCTGGCCGGCATGGACGCGGGGCGTGCGGGCAGCTTCGGTCATGTCGTGGGCGTCGACCGCGCCGGACAGGCCGACGCCCTGTACGCGCACGGCGCGGACCGGGTCGTACAGGATCTCGCCGAACTGGGGGGCAAGGAGTGA
- a CDS encoding nucleoside/nucleotide kinase family protein, with protein sequence MPVTFDDLLARARALAADGRRALLGVAGGPGSGKTTLAERLVRELNGTGRPWVAHVPMDGFHLADVELDRLGRRDRKGAPDTFDAAGYAALLRRLREDGEDVVYAPGFERVLEQPIAGAIPVPPTARLVVTEGNYLLLDTGAWARVRPALDEVWFCELPEPERIRRLVARHEEFGKGHEEAVAWVLGTDQRNAETVGATRDRADLVVTID encoded by the coding sequence GTGCCGGTGACCTTCGACGACCTCCTCGCCCGCGCCCGCGCCCTGGCGGCGGACGGCCGCCGCGCCCTCCTCGGTGTCGCCGGCGGTCCCGGCTCGGGCAAGACCACCCTCGCCGAACGCCTGGTCCGGGAGCTGAACGGCACCGGCCGGCCGTGGGTCGCGCACGTCCCGATGGACGGTTTCCACCTCGCCGACGTCGAACTCGACCGGCTCGGCCGCCGTGACCGCAAGGGAGCGCCCGACACCTTCGACGCGGCCGGATACGCGGCTTTGCTGCGGCGGCTGCGCGAGGACGGCGAGGACGTGGTGTACGCGCCCGGCTTCGAGCGTGTCCTGGAGCAGCCGATCGCGGGCGCGATCCCCGTCCCGCCGACCGCCCGGCTCGTCGTGACCGAGGGCAACTACCTGCTCCTCGACACGGGTGCGTGGGCACGGGTCCGGCCCGCGCTGGACGAGGTGTGGTTCTGCGAGCTGCCCGAGCCGGAGCGGATCCGCCGTCTCGTCGCCCGGCACGAGGAGTTCGGCAAGGGCCACGAGGAGGCGGTGGCGTGGGTGCTGGGCACGGACCAGCGCAACGCCGAGACGGTCGGGGCCACCCGGGACCGGGCGGACCTGGTCGTGACCATCGACTAG
- a CDS encoding SpoIIE family protein phosphatase translates to MTSDPAIPAENGTGSDTVTSTGAVTGRRAELARLRDLAATSAVVERAKGAVMALTGCSAEAAHEELLRRAKAADRTLIEECWITLGGSAPDRTASAPDLPASSSAAPGIPLSGPSREPADDGSTALGRLGRALVGVRTPQELAGCLLEHLADTVAADAVLIFGRHPAGGLELLGHGGIDAQLAAQWRQVPPVTAIAAFDALRTGRARWLEDPAEDRKRYLLIGDPPERWLSRAWLPVVTDDDAEVAIGVLRTRPGPFTAPTREHLRAVVRLCAGRLRAFDARPEPVTDGSADAVQAVLDALPGAAMFLTPVRAPSGEIEDYRIGAATPEAIDVVGRTGRELVGLRILECWPPIADETLWQRCLDVLGAGKPYEAEPFAQADVVAGSAELSTYTVRVARLNDGLVISWIRHDPSDRQEQRLADVQRLGNLGWTNWNLITDEVSCSAQIFTVLDREPAHGPVRLTELPALAVPEDAPGLTRAIGSLAHEGRPVDVPFRVRTARGVRHLRVVAEAVADLHGTPVEVHGFVQDLTAQRNAELALVASERAVLTQHGALQAERALAARLQHALLPLPDKPLRLAGLRVEVAYLPAQSGIHVGGDWYSAIELPDGSALFVVGDVAGHGIDAVATMAQLRFTAKGMVITGSSLTGALARLNTLLLHSRDPHGTATMVLAHYWPDERRLVWAQAGHPPPLLLRDGGVRQLGRPRGMLLGASNTPVFEELEFRLEPGDRLLLYTDGLVERPSEGIDHGIERVARGLLARHTDEPGSLGPLLAAVLEEERRDDVCVVDVRVPEDLTGTV, encoded by the coding sequence GTGACGAGCGACCCCGCGATCCCGGCGGAGAACGGAACCGGTTCCGACACGGTCACCTCTACCGGTGCCGTGACCGGGCGACGCGCCGAGCTGGCCCGGCTGCGCGACCTGGCGGCGACCTCGGCCGTCGTGGAGCGGGCAAAGGGCGCGGTCATGGCGCTCACCGGGTGCTCCGCGGAGGCGGCGCACGAGGAGCTTCTGCGCCGCGCGAAGGCCGCCGACCGCACGCTGATCGAGGAGTGCTGGATCACGCTCGGCGGCAGCGCCCCGGACCGCACCGCGTCCGCCCCGGACCTGCCCGCGTCCTCCTCCGCCGCCCCCGGCATCCCCCTCTCCGGTCCCTCCCGCGAGCCGGCCGACGACGGGTCCACCGCCCTGGGGCGGCTGGGCAGGGCGCTCGTCGGCGTGCGCACTCCGCAGGAACTCGCCGGCTGTCTGCTGGAGCATCTCGCGGACACCGTCGCCGCCGACGCCGTCCTGATCTTCGGCCGGCATCCCGCCGGCGGCCTGGAACTCCTCGGACACGGCGGCATCGACGCCCAACTGGCCGCCCAGTGGCGCCAGGTGCCCCCGGTGACCGCCATCGCCGCGTTCGACGCGCTGCGCACCGGCCGCGCACGCTGGCTGGAGGACCCCGCGGAGGACCGGAAGCGCTACCTCCTCATCGGTGACCCGCCCGAGCGCTGGCTCTCCCGTGCCTGGCTGCCAGTGGTGACCGACGACGACGCCGAGGTCGCCATCGGCGTCCTGCGCACCCGCCCGGGTCCGTTCACCGCGCCCACCCGTGAGCACCTGCGGGCGGTCGTCCGGCTGTGCGCGGGCCGGCTGCGGGCCTTCGACGCCCGGCCGGAACCCGTCACCGACGGTTCCGCCGACGCCGTACAGGCGGTGCTCGACGCCCTGCCCGGCGCGGCGATGTTCCTCACCCCGGTGCGCGCGCCCTCCGGCGAGATCGAGGACTACCGCATCGGCGCCGCCACCCCGGAGGCGATCGACGTCGTCGGGCGCACCGGCCGCGAGCTGGTCGGGCTGCGGATCCTGGAGTGCTGGCCGCCGATCGCGGACGAGACGCTGTGGCAGCGGTGCCTGGACGTCCTGGGCGCCGGAAAACCGTACGAGGCCGAGCCGTTCGCGCAAGCGGACGTGGTGGCCGGCAGCGCCGAACTGTCGACGTACACGGTGCGGGTGGCCCGGCTGAACGACGGGCTCGTCATCAGCTGGATCCGGCACGACCCGTCGGACCGGCAGGAGCAGCGGCTGGCGGACGTGCAGCGGCTGGGCAACCTCGGCTGGACCAACTGGAACCTGATCACGGACGAGGTCTCCTGCTCCGCCCAGATCTTCACCGTCCTCGACCGCGAGCCCGCGCACGGCCCGGTGCGCCTGACCGAACTGCCCGCCCTGGCCGTGCCGGAGGACGCGCCGGGCCTGACCCGCGCCATCGGATCGCTCGCGCACGAAGGGCGGCCGGTCGACGTACCGTTCCGGGTCAGGACGGCGCGCGGGGTACGCCATCTGCGGGTCGTCGCCGAGGCGGTGGCCGACCTGCACGGCACGCCCGTCGAGGTGCACGGCTTCGTCCAGGACCTCACGGCCCAGCGCAACGCCGAACTCGCGCTGGTGGCGAGCGAACGGGCGGTCCTCACCCAGCACGGGGCGCTCCAGGCCGAGCGGGCGCTGGCCGCCCGGCTCCAGCACGCGCTGCTGCCGCTGCCGGACAAGCCCCTGCGCCTGGCCGGGCTGCGGGTGGAGGTGGCGTACCTGCCCGCGCAGTCGGGGATCCACGTGGGCGGCGACTGGTACAGCGCCATCGAACTGCCGGACGGCAGCGCGCTGTTCGTGGTCGGCGACGTGGCCGGTCACGGTATCGACGCGGTCGCCACGATGGCCCAGCTCCGGTTCACCGCCAAGGGCATGGTCATCACGGGCTCCTCACTGACCGGCGCCCTCGCCCGGCTCAACACGCTGCTGCTGCACTCCCGCGACCCGCACGGCACGGCGACCATGGTGCTGGCCCACTACTGGCCGGACGAGCGACGACTGGTCTGGGCGCAGGCCGGTCACCCCCCGCCGCTGCTGCTGCGTGACGGTGGGGTACGGCAGCTCGGCAGGCCCCGCGGCATGCTGCTCGGCGCGAGCAACACGCCGGTCTTCGAGGAGCTGGAGTTCCGTCTGGAGCCCGGCGACCGGCTGTTGCTGTACACGGACGGGCTGGTGGAGCGCCCCTCGGAGGGCATCGACCACGGCATCGAGCGGGTCGCGCGGGGACTCCTCGCCCGTCACACCGACGAGCCGGGCTCACTCGGCCCGCTGCTCGCGGCCGTGCTCGAGGAGGAACGACGGGACGACGTCTGCGTGGTGGACGTCCGCGTCCCGGAAGATCTGACGGGCACGGTGTAG
- a CDS encoding PPOX class F420-dependent oxidoreductase produces the protein MDATSRDRLGAGKYLLITSYRKDGTPVPTPVWVVADGDALGAWTAANSWKVKRIRNRSDVLVGPCDLRGNPTGEQVPATAEITDAATTARYRRLIARKYGIVGRLTLLGSRLRRGPRGTVGIRVTLGD, from the coding sequence ATGGACGCCACGTCGCGGGACCGGCTCGGAGCCGGCAAATACCTGCTGATCACCAGCTACCGCAAGGACGGCACCCCCGTCCCGACGCCCGTGTGGGTGGTCGCCGACGGCGACGCGCTCGGCGCCTGGACGGCCGCCAACTCCTGGAAGGTCAAACGGATCCGCAACCGCTCCGACGTCCTCGTCGGCCCGTGCGACCTGCGCGGCAACCCGACCGGTGAGCAGGTTCCGGCCACCGCCGAGATCACCGACGCGGCGACGACGGCCCGCTACCGGCGGCTCATCGCCCGCAAGTACGGCATCGTGGGCCGCCTGACGCTGCTCGGCAGCCGGCTGCGGCGGGGCCCGCGGGGCACGGTGGGGATCCGGGTGACCCTCGGCGACTGA